From the Macaca nemestrina isolate mMacNem1 chromosome 7, mMacNem.hap1, whole genome shotgun sequence genome, one window contains:
- the RTRAF gene encoding RNA transcription, translation and transport factor protein, translated as MFRRKLTALDYHNPAGFNCKDETEFRNFIVWLEDQKIRHYKIEDRGNLRNIHSSDWPKFFEKYLRDVNCPFKIQDRQEAIDWLLGLAVRLEYGDNAEKYKDLVPDNSKTADNATKNAEPLINLDVNNPDFKAGVMALANLLQIQRHDDYLVMLKAIRILVQERLTQDAVAKANQTKEGLPVALDKHILGFDTGDAVLNEAAQILRLLHIEELRELQTKINEAIVAVQAIIADPKTDHRLGKVGR; from the exons ATGAAACAGAATTTAGAAACTTCATTGTTTGGCTTGAAGACCAGAAAATCAGACACTACAAGATTGAAGACAGAGGTAATTTAAGAAACATTCACAGCAGTGACTGGCCCAAGTTCTTTGAAAAG TATCTCAGAGATGTTAACTGTCCTTTCAAGATTCAAGATCGACAAGAAGCTATTGACTGGCTTCTTGGTTTAGCTGTTAGACTTGAATATGGAGATAATG cTGAAAAATACAAGGATTTAGTACCTGATAATTCAAAAACTGCTGACAATGCAACTAAAAATGCAGAACCATTGATCAATTTGGATG tAAATAATCCTGATTTTAAGGCTGGTGTGATGGCTTTGGCTAACCTGCTTCAGATTCAGCGTCATGATGATTACCTGGTAATGCTTAAG GCAATTCGAATTTTGGTTCAGGAGCGCCTGACACAGGATGCAGTTGCTAAGGCAAATCAAACAAAAGAG ggcttGCCTGTTGCTTTAGACAAACATATTCTTGGTTTTGATACAGGAG ATGCAGTTCTTAATGAAGCTGCTCAAATTCTGCGATTGCTGCACATAGAAGAGCTCAGAGAGCTACAGACAAAAATCAATGAAGCCATAGTAGCTGTTCAGGCAATTATTGCTGATCCAAAGACAGACCACAGACTGGGAAAAGTTGGAAGATGA